From Denitrovibrio acetiphilus DSM 12809, the proteins below share one genomic window:
- the purQ gene encoding phosphoribosylformylglycinamidine synthase subunit PurQ, producing the protein MKAGVVVFPGSNCDHDCYHVLKHVMGVDTVFLWHKDTDLQGVDLVVLPGGFSYGDYLRSGAIAKFSPIVSEIVDFANKGGKVLGICNGFQVLTETGLLPGALMRNRDLKFICKYLNLRVENSDTPFTRMYAAGEVVGIPVAHMDGNYYIDPEGLAKLEENNQVVFRYCDENGECIDSTNPNGSLNNIAGIVNEAGNVLGMMPHPERCTEGVMETRDGYFLFESIMKAIGGAA; encoded by the coding sequence ATGAAAGCAGGTGTTGTTGTTTTTCCAGGTTCAAACTGTGACCACGACTGTTATCATGTGCTGAAGCACGTTATGGGCGTTGATACTGTTTTCCTGTGGCATAAGGATACCGATCTTCAGGGGGTCGATCTTGTGGTTCTTCCTGGCGGTTTCTCCTATGGAGATTATCTTCGCAGCGGAGCTATAGCTAAGTTTTCTCCCATTGTGAGTGAAATTGTTGATTTCGCGAATAAAGGTGGGAAGGTTCTCGGGATTTGTAACGGTTTTCAGGTACTGACAGAGACAGGTCTTTTGCCGGGGGCGCTTATGCGTAACCGCGACCTGAAGTTTATCTGTAAATACCTGAACCTTCGTGTTGAGAACTCCGATACACCTTTTACAAGAATGTACGCAGCCGGCGAGGTTGTGGGGATACCTGTCGCACATATGGACGGGAATTACTACATCGATCCGGAAGGTCTTGCGAAGCTTGAAGAGAATAATCAGGTTGTCTTCAGGTATTGTGACGAAAACGGCGAATGTATAGACTCGACCAACCCTAACGGCTCCCTTAATAATATCGCAGGTATTGTGAACGAAGCCGGGAATGTGCTCGGCATGATGCCTCATCCGGAACGCTGTACAGAGGGTGTTATGGAAACCAGAGACGGATATTTTCTTTTTGAGTCAATTATGAAAGCGATAGGGGGTGCCGCATGA
- the purS gene encoding phosphoribosylformylglycinamidine synthase subunit PurS, whose amino-acid sequence MKVKVFVKLKEGVLDPQGQTILGSIGRMGYDFATEVRVGKFFEIEVKDKSCEKELEKISADLLSNPIIEEYSIEFVD is encoded by the coding sequence ATGAAGGTTAAAGTCTTTGTCAAACTTAAAGAAGGTGTCCTTGATCCTCAGGGGCAAACGATCCTTGGTTCAATTGGGCGTATGGGTTATGATTTCGCCACAGAGGTTCGTGTGGGCAAGTTTTTTGAGATAGAAGTTAAGGATAAATCCTGTGAGAAAGAGCTGGAGAAAATTTCTGCGGATCTTCTTTCCAACCCTATTATTGAAGAATATTCAATAGAGTTTGTGGATTAA
- a CDS encoding response regulator, with protein sequence MKILIADDSAIARKFLIKSLPQDIDLEVRECVNGKECVDIYPEFKPDLLFLDLTMPVMDGIEALEIIRKADPDAIVYVLTADIQKTTHKKVIELGAYKFIKKPPQKETIGDAVRELAEFLSR encoded by the coding sequence ATGAAAATTTTGATCGCAGACGACTCTGCAATAGCAAGAAAATTTCTGATTAAAAGCCTCCCGCAGGATATCGATCTTGAGGTGAGAGAATGTGTCAACGGCAAAGAGTGCGTGGACATATACCCTGAGTTCAAACCTGACCTGCTTTTTCTCGACCTGACAATGCCTGTGATGGACGGCATAGAAGCGCTTGAAATAATCAGAAAGGCAGACCCTGACGCTATCGTTTATGTCCTCACTGCCGATATCCAGAAAACAACTCACAAAAAGGTGATAGAGCTGGGGGCTTATAAATTTATAAAAAAACCACCTCAGAAAGAAACCATAGGGGACGCTGTCAGAGAACTGGCTGAGTTTCTTAGCAGATAA
- a CDS encoding chemotaxis protein CheC, whose product MSDTTQFFTEDEIDALQELMNIAFGQAAAELAEIIDISVKLSFPKLETVKVCDLPCKIADDTNNMSRFNIIEQVFRGKAGGIAYLLFPAGSEKDFISMFHMDGEENVNDIVMDVEREVLSEVGNILIGACVSKIFDLLQTSVVYAPPVTMIGHSFEEQFFKGRFSDNDFAIMLKTNFCLSEKKIEGFLFLVNSHSSVEPLKQALANLFESYE is encoded by the coding sequence ATGTCAGACACCACACAGTTTTTCACCGAAGATGAAATTGACGCTCTTCAGGAGCTTATGAACATTGCTTTCGGGCAGGCAGCAGCAGAGCTGGCAGAGATAATAGACATATCTGTAAAGCTCAGCTTCCCTAAGCTCGAGACAGTGAAAGTCTGCGACTTGCCATGTAAAATCGCAGATGACACCAACAACATGAGCAGATTCAACATCATAGAGCAGGTCTTCAGAGGAAAAGCCGGAGGTATAGCCTACCTGCTATTCCCAGCCGGCAGTGAAAAGGACTTCATCTCCATGTTTCACATGGACGGAGAAGAGAACGTAAATGACATCGTTATGGATGTCGAACGTGAAGTGCTTTCTGAAGTCGGAAACATACTAATCGGCGCCTGCGTCAGCAAAATATTTGATCTGCTTCAGACTTCCGTTGTTTACGCACCACCTGTCACTATGATTGGTCACAGTTTTGAGGAGCAGTTTTTCAAAGGACGTTTTTCTGATAATGATTTTGCAATCATGCTGAAAACGAACTTCTGCCTCAGCGAAAAAAAGATCGAGGGATTTCTCTTCCTCGTCAACAGTCACAGTTCTGTTGAACCCCTTAAACAGGCACTTGCTAACCTTTTTGAGAGCTATGAATGA
- a CDS encoding sensor domain-containing diguanylate cyclase yields MINYGHVIESINIGIVLLDKDLNITDWNNWMALHSGKDADDVKGRNIYDVYPELNRNCFIRGCKTVFTFSNLVFLSSKLHQYLFPFKLHGSYSTLFEFMQQNCYLIPIKDEKGVIEGLMINIHDVTENAVLERHLKELSYIDGLTGAYNRRTFEHRLAEEFNRHKRDEKPLGIIMFDLDFFKNINDKYGHQFGDVVLQQTAKLCKEKLRTEDFLARYGGEEFVCLLINQNVDQTYLVAERLRESLEKAVISNGDVSVSITISIGISDSKYASTPEELIQCADKALYEAKNNGRNTVVKVI; encoded by the coding sequence ATGATCAACTACGGTCATGTCATTGAGTCCATAAATATAGGCATAGTGCTTCTGGACAAAGACCTCAACATAACAGACTGGAACAACTGGATGGCACTGCACAGCGGTAAGGATGCCGACGATGTCAAAGGCAGAAATATCTATGATGTTTATCCGGAGCTTAATAGAAACTGCTTCATAAGAGGCTGTAAAACAGTTTTCACTTTTTCGAATCTTGTCTTCCTCTCTTCCAAACTGCACCAGTACCTCTTCCCTTTCAAGCTTCACGGGAGCTATTCCACTCTTTTTGAATTTATGCAGCAGAACTGCTACCTTATTCCTATCAAAGATGAAAAAGGTGTTATCGAAGGTCTGATGATTAACATTCATGATGTAACGGAAAATGCCGTACTCGAAAGACACCTTAAAGAACTCAGCTATATTGACGGACTCACAGGTGCATACAACAGAAGAACTTTTGAACACAGGCTGGCAGAAGAGTTTAACAGACATAAGAGGGATGAGAAGCCTCTGGGCATTATCATGTTTGATCTCGACTTCTTTAAAAATATAAACGACAAATACGGACATCAGTTCGGAGACGTAGTCCTCCAGCAAACGGCAAAACTATGCAAAGAAAAACTCAGGACAGAAGATTTTCTTGCCAGATACGGCGGTGAAGAGTTTGTATGTCTCCTTATCAACCAGAATGTCGACCAGACGTACCTTGTGGCAGAACGCCTACGTGAAAGTCTGGAAAAAGCTGTCATAAGCAACGGAGATGTAAGCGTCAGCATCACTATAAGCATAGGAATATCTGATTCCAAATATGCATCAACTCCTGAGGAACTTATACAGTGCGCCGACAAGGCTCTCTACGAAGCTAAAAATAACGGCAGAAACACTGTAGTAAAAGTTATCTAG
- a CDS encoding peptidoglycan DD-metalloendopeptidase family protein, protein MIYPYFLLNKHVNVHPVVRLSGDPLMIILDESMVKELLEMSGDSEGINDCFDNFIKASGSSWAVGMYMENRESILSQYQQMAVDRRYYHLGIDICAPAGTPVYAPLDGVVYESGYEKGEGNYGGYAILRHAIGTSEPFYSMYGHMSVKTLPAEGAALKAGDMIAEIGDLHENGGWNHHTHIQIITEKGREQGYFFKGYCAESALPEIESLCPSPLPLITAGIFKVN, encoded by the coding sequence ATGATATATCCGTATTTTCTTTTGAACAAGCATGTAAATGTACACCCTGTTGTCCGTTTAAGTGGTGACCCGCTTATGATTATCCTGGACGAGTCTATGGTTAAAGAGCTTCTTGAAATGTCTGGCGATTCGGAAGGGATAAATGACTGCTTCGATAACTTTATAAAAGCATCGGGCAGCTCATGGGCAGTAGGCATGTATATGGAAAACAGGGAGTCTATATTATCTCAGTATCAGCAGATGGCAGTGGATAGGCGGTATTATCATCTGGGAATTGATATATGTGCTCCGGCAGGAACACCTGTTTATGCTCCTCTGGATGGTGTTGTGTATGAATCAGGTTATGAGAAAGGGGAGGGGAATTACGGAGGATATGCTATACTTAGGCATGCTATTGGTACTTCAGAACCTTTTTATTCTATGTATGGGCATATGAGTGTTAAAACTCTCCCTGCCGAAGGGGCGGCACTTAAAGCCGGAGACATGATAGCTGAGATAGGCGATCTGCACGAAAACGGAGGCTGGAACCACCATACGCATATTCAGATAATCACAGAGAAGGGGAGAGAGCAGGGATATTTCTTTAAGGGGTATTGTGCTGAAAGTGCTTTGCCGGAGATAGAGTCATTGTGTCCGAGTCCGCTTCCTCTTATTACTGCGGGCATTTTTAAAGTAAATTAA
- a CDS encoding thiamine pyrophosphate-dependent enzyme — MKPLDYNTGKIPVWCPGCGNFAIWNSIKKALASVDMEPHKLALVSGIGCSGKMINHVRSYGFHALHGRALPVATGIKLANPDMTVLVNGGDGDGYGMGIGHLIHAIRRNIDVTYVVHHNKVYGLTTGQAAPTSPEGTVSKSTPFGVVDSQLNPLILAMAAGATYVARGYSGESDQLAELIEGGIRHNGFALIDVLQPCVTFGGEYKYDYYNDRVVKMDEIPSHDKAIELAQDTDHYHLGVFSQYDRPAYNEQHPEITKGITAKDVTNLIQEYV; from the coding sequence ATGAAACCACTTGATTACAACACAGGGAAGATACCTGTATGGTGTCCAGGGTGCGGTAACTTCGCAATCTGGAACAGTATCAAAAAAGCCCTTGCATCTGTTGATATGGAACCCCATAAACTCGCTCTCGTGTCTGGTATCGGGTGTTCCGGTAAGATGATAAACCATGTACGCAGTTATGGATTTCACGCACTGCACGGTAGGGCTCTGCCTGTTGCCACTGGTATCAAGCTGGCGAACCCAGATATGACAGTTCTTGTGAACGGAGGTGACGGCGACGGTTACGGGATGGGTATAGGGCACCTTATACACGCTATCAGAAGAAACATTGACGTCACATATGTAGTTCATCACAATAAAGTATATGGTCTTACAACTGGTCAGGCTGCCCCGACATCACCGGAGGGGACAGTTTCAAAATCCACACCGTTTGGTGTTGTGGACTCACAGCTTAATCCACTTATACTTGCCATGGCAGCAGGCGCAACATATGTTGCCAGAGGTTATTCCGGCGAATCTGATCAGCTTGCAGAACTTATCGAAGGCGGAATCAGACACAACGGTTTCGCATTGATAGACGTTCTTCAGCCATGCGTAACTTTCGGCGGTGAATATAAGTATGACTATTATAATGACAGAGTTGTAAAAATGGATGAGATACCGTCTCACGACAAAGCTATAGAGCTGGCTCAGGACACTGATCACTACCACTTGGGCGTGTTCAGCCAGTACGACAGACCGGCTTATAACGAGCAGCACCCTGAGATCACAAAGGGGATAACAGCCAAAGACGTGACAAACCTTATACAGGAATACGTTTAA
- a CDS encoding 2-oxoacid:acceptor oxidoreductase subunit alpha, which yields MNKTYAWKVGGPAGFGISSIGPVFANILKKCGYYVHGYLEYPSLIRGGYNSYQMVFSKDPVYAPRKRIDIYLALADVCFEKEHFDDDTVVIGDFENLKKADGAKGNKVDVPLKKLVDDINGKEIMKNTAALGASIAALGLPKDILEEVVRGSYPAKIAEPNVKAALAGFDACDKKIEGVEVSSADVCSKCAVMSGNEAVSIGAIRAGVSFYSTYPMTPASTILHFLAKQARNYGIVVKHTEDEISGINMAVGAAHAGARAMTGTSGGGFALMNEGFGLAAITETPVVVALSQRPGPATGMPTWTEQGDLHYALNASQGEFLRAVYTPGDLREAYEQTFDAFNLAEKYHIPAIILLDKFISESVFMTNEMNPTYGELNRGALFEGNDDEPYAHFPRYEETENGVGTRSIPGTPGGLFIASSNEHDEKGFVSDTSEMRIQQTDRRYKKEPFVADEMPHPFLVGKEDAKLTFVCFGSMKQILLEAIKSEDRFNFIHFPAVNPLNWDKVAELLKGKNLVAFENNKTAQLKALIAKKTGILIEKEFLKYDGRPFFTEEVLEYVKEVL from the coding sequence ATGAACAAAACATACGCTTGGAAAGTCGGTGGTCCGGCTGGATTTGGAATTAGCTCCATAGGGCCCGTTTTTGCAAATATTCTGAAAAAATGCGGTTACTATGTACACGGATACCTTGAATATCCGTCACTAATCAGAGGCGGTTACAACAGCTATCAGATGGTTTTCTCCAAAGACCCTGTTTATGCTCCGAGGAAACGTATAGACATATACCTTGCCCTCGCCGATGTCTGTTTTGAAAAAGAACATTTTGATGATGACACTGTTGTGATAGGCGATTTCGAAAACCTTAAAAAAGCTGACGGCGCAAAAGGGAACAAGGTTGATGTCCCACTGAAAAAACTTGTGGATGACATCAATGGTAAAGAGATTATGAAAAATACCGCAGCACTCGGTGCATCTATAGCGGCGCTCGGTTTGCCGAAGGATATACTTGAGGAGGTTGTCAGGGGAAGCTATCCGGCTAAAATTGCAGAGCCCAACGTCAAAGCTGCCCTTGCCGGCTTTGACGCCTGCGATAAGAAAATTGAAGGTGTGGAAGTTTCTTCTGCTGATGTGTGCAGCAAATGTGCGGTAATGTCCGGCAACGAAGCTGTCAGTATAGGCGCTATACGTGCCGGAGTAAGCTTTTACAGCACTTACCCTATGACCCCCGCAAGCACTATATTGCATTTTCTGGCGAAACAGGCTCGCAACTACGGGATAGTCGTAAAACACACAGAAGACGAAATATCCGGCATAAACATGGCTGTAGGTGCGGCACACGCCGGAGCCAGAGCCATGACAGGTACATCCGGCGGCGGTTTTGCATTGATGAACGAAGGTTTCGGGCTTGCGGCGATCACCGAAACACCCGTTGTGGTTGCTCTTTCACAAAGACCAGGTCCTGCGACAGGTATGCCTACGTGGACTGAGCAGGGGGATCTGCACTATGCCCTTAACGCATCTCAGGGGGAGTTCCTCCGTGCGGTTTATACTCCGGGTGATCTTCGGGAAGCATACGAACAGACCTTTGACGCCTTTAACTTAGCAGAAAAATATCACATACCTGCAATTATTCTTCTTGATAAATTTATCTCAGAATCTGTGTTTATGACAAACGAGATGAATCCTACATACGGCGAACTCAACAGAGGTGCGCTATTTGAAGGTAATGATGACGAGCCATATGCACATTTTCCTAGATATGAAGAAACAGAGAACGGGGTCGGGACAAGAAGCATACCCGGCACTCCCGGCGGACTTTTTATAGCAAGCAGCAACGAACACGATGAAAAAGGGTTTGTGTCTGACACATCGGAAATGCGTATACAGCAAACTGACAGAAGGTATAAAAAAGAACCTTTCGTTGCGGATGAAATGCCGCATCCTTTTCTCGTTGGTAAAGAAGATGCAAAACTTACTTTTGTATGTTTCGGTTCGATGAAGCAGATTCTGCTGGAAGCTATTAAAAGCGAAGACAGATTCAATTTTATTCACTTTCCTGCTGTAAATCCCCTTAACTGGGACAAAGTTGCAGAACTATTAAAAGGTAAGAATTTAGTAGCTTTTGAGAATAATAAAACCGCCCAGCTTAAGGCTCTGATAGCTAAGAAAACCGGAATTCTCATCGAAAAAGAATTTCTGAAATACGACGGACGCCCCTTCTTCACCGAGGAAGTCCTCGAATATGTTAAGGAGGTGCTTTAA
- the amrA gene encoding AmmeMemoRadiSam system protein A, with the protein MKFEIGREARALLLKTARESIRSYQQGAAYEPEEIPKELNFESGCFVSLNIRGRLRGCIGNFRSDLNIVKNVSEMACKAAFADPRFGPLSVDELCICNIEISILSPMVKASAEEITVGRDGIYILKGLSRGVLLPQVAVENGWDRETFLNQTCVKAGLPEDAWKEADTEILSFEALVFNENNLI; encoded by the coding sequence ATGAAATTTGAAATTGGCAGAGAGGCAAGAGCTCTACTTTTAAAAACTGCAAGAGAGAGCATCCGGTCTTATCAGCAGGGTGCTGCCTATGAGCCTGAAGAGATACCGAAAGAGCTGAACTTTGAGAGCGGGTGCTTTGTTAGTCTTAATATAAGAGGACGGCTGAGGGGCTGTATAGGGAATTTCAGAAGCGACCTCAATATTGTTAAAAATGTATCAGAGATGGCTTGTAAGGCTGCATTTGCAGATCCGAGATTCGGTCCTCTGTCAGTTGATGAGCTCTGCATATGCAATATAGAAATTTCTATTCTTTCACCTATGGTTAAGGCCTCTGCTGAAGAAATAACAGTTGGCAGGGACGGAATCTATATACTCAAGGGTCTCAGTAGAGGAGTGCTCCTTCCGCAGGTGGCTGTTGAAAATGGCTGGGACAGAGAAACATTTCTTAATCAGACATGTGTCAAGGCAGGATTGCCGGAAGATGCATGGAAGGAAGCCGACACAGAGATACTTAGTTTCGAGGCTCTTGTATTTAATGAAAACAACCTGATCTAA
- the sdhC gene encoding succinate dehydrogenase, cytochrome b556 subunit: protein MPRKDLVTYPKKTGYRKHPGMVAWLLHRITGVIIGSYLIMHILGVSGVVAPFQSVVSLSFVKALLLASFSYHAFNGVRILLMEFGAAAERETFKKYFMAVVFLTLVITIIGIIPIFTA from the coding sequence ATGCCAAGGAAAGACCTTGTAACCTACCCAAAGAAAACTGGGTACCGCAAACACCCCGGAATGGTAGCATGGCTTCTTCACCGTATCACAGGTGTGATTATCGGATCTTATCTGATTATGCACATACTTGGTGTATCCGGTGTTGTTGCTCCGTTCCAGAGTGTTGTTTCGCTTTCGTTTGTGAAAGCTCTTCTTCTTGCCAGCTTCTCTTATCATGCGTTTAACGGTGTAAGAATCCTTCTAATGGAATTCGGCGCTGCTGCAGAGAGAGAAACGTTTAAGAAGTATTTTATGGCCGTAGTTTTTCTCACACTAGTAATAACCATCATCGGTATAATACCGATCTTTACAGCGTAA
- a CDS encoding succinate dehydrogenase, hydrophobic membrane anchor protein, giving the protein MNNYKYMGASDSGTVGWLMQRVSGAILILVVFVHFFSMIKGGSAGMMQIITGPAAAFGVFHTFNGFKMITDDYVPSEGWRGVIYGAYWICAITLVILAVKVM; this is encoded by the coding sequence ATGAATAACTACAAATATATGGGTGCCAGTGATTCTGGTACAGTCGGATGGCTTATGCAAAGGGTTTCAGGTGCTATCCTGATTCTCGTTGTGTTCGTACACTTTTTCTCCATGATCAAAGGCGGAAGCGCTGGTATGATGCAGATCATCACAGGTCCTGCCGCTGCTTTTGGTGTATTTCACACATTTAACGGCTTTAAAATGATAACCGACGACTATGTCCCCAGTGAAGGCTGGAGAGGCGTGATATACGGCGCTTACTGGATATGCGCTATCACACTCGTGATTCTCGCCGTTAAGGTAATGTAA
- the sdhA gene encoding succinate dehydrogenase flavoprotein subunit: MSVKIEYHKFDVVVVGAGGAGLNAAQVASQHCKTAVVSEVYPTRSHTISAQGGISAALGNLEEDHWHWHMFDTVKGSDYLADQDACEYMTKQAPEMIIALEHIGLPFSRTPDGKIAQRPFGGHTAEFGKRAVKRACYAADRTGHAMLQTLYEKSVDQGTHFYSEFYALELLVNEGQVNGVLCYDIQNGELHIFNAKAIVFATGGNCRIFQTNSNAHINTGDGLALAMRKGMSWSDAEFFQFHPTGIYGAGNLITEGVRGEGGILLNAQGERFMERYAPTIKDLAPRDIVSRSMMLEVLQGRGVGPNKDHVLLKIDHIGAENIMEKLPGIHELSLVFAGVDCTKEPIPVTPTAHYQNGGIATGYLTQVIKGNMDGEEYVPGLFAAGECASASVHGANRLGTNSLLDLVVFGRTAGEQAAKYAAENTLVPLAEDAGSEGLATLNKFANADGKHTFGEIWGELTDVMQKKMSVFRTEELMTECYAELLEIEAKMDDYKVNDKSSVYNLDLIEALELNNMILVAKSCTQAALLRKESRGGHFRDDYPDRDDANFLKHTEVYLEEDLKTPRVEYRKVRQQPLTVESFPPKPRVY; this comes from the coding sequence ATGTCAGTAAAAATTGAATATCATAAGTTTGATGTTGTTGTTGTTGGTGCGGGCGGTGCCGGTCTTAATGCGGCACAGGTTGCTTCTCAGCACTGCAAAACAGCTGTTGTGTCTGAGGTTTACCCTACCAGATCACACACCATTTCTGCACAGGGCGGTATCTCTGCTGCACTTGGTAATCTGGAAGAAGACCACTGGCACTGGCACATGTTTGATACAGTGAAAGGTTCCGACTATCTTGCGGATCAGGATGCTTGCGAGTATATGACAAAACAAGCTCCGGAGATGATCATCGCTCTTGAACACATTGGTCTCCCTTTCTCCAGAACTCCCGATGGCAAAATTGCCCAGAGACCTTTCGGCGGTCACACTGCGGAGTTCGGTAAAAGAGCTGTAAAAAGAGCCTGCTATGCTGCTGACCGTACTGGTCATGCTATGCTTCAGACTCTGTACGAAAAATCTGTTGATCAGGGTACACACTTTTACAGTGAATTTTATGCTCTTGAGCTTCTTGTTAACGAAGGTCAGGTTAACGGTGTACTCTGTTACGATATCCAGAACGGCGAACTCCACATATTTAACGCAAAAGCTATAGTTTTTGCCACTGGTGGTAACTGCCGTATCTTCCAGACAAATTCCAATGCCCACATCAATACAGGTGACGGTCTCGCTCTCGCTATGAGAAAAGGGATGAGCTGGTCTGATGCTGAGTTCTTTCAGTTCCACCCGACAGGCATTTACGGTGCAGGTAACCTCATTACCGAGGGTGTACGTGGCGAGGGCGGTATACTACTGAATGCTCAGGGCGAACGTTTCATGGAGAGATATGCTCCTACCATCAAAGACCTCGCACCTAGGGATATTGTTTCCCGTTCGATGATGCTTGAGGTTCTTCAGGGGCGCGGCGTAGGCCCTAACAAAGATCACGTTCTTCTTAAAATCGATCACATCGGTGCTGAAAACATCATGGAGAAACTTCCTGGTATCCACGAACTCTCCCTTGTTTTTGCCGGTGTTGACTGTACGAAAGAGCCGATTCCTGTTACTCCGACAGCTCACTACCAGAATGGTGGTATCGCAACCGGATACCTTACACAGGTTATCAAAGGCAACATGGATGGTGAAGAATATGTACCCGGTCTTTTTGCTGCGGGTGAGTGTGCTTCCGCTTCTGTCCACGGTGCTAACAGGCTTGGTACTAACTCACTCCTTGACCTTGTTGTATTTGGTCGTACTGCCGGTGAGCAGGCTGCTAAATATGCAGCAGAAAATACTCTTGTTCCTCTCGCTGAGGATGCAGGCAGTGAAGGTCTGGCAACACTCAATAAGTTCGCGAATGCTGATGGTAAACACACATTCGGCGAAATTTGGGGCGAGCTTACAGACGTTATGCAGAAGAAGATGTCCGTGTTCAGAACAGAAGAACTCATGACAGAATGTTATGCGGAACTCCTTGAGATAGAGGCTAAAATGGATGACTATAAAGTCAATGATAAGTCTTCCGTTTATAACCTCGACCTTATTGAGGCGCTTGAGCTTAACAACATGATTCTTGTTGCAAAATCCTGTACACAGGCAGCTCTCCTCAGAAAAGAGTCTCGTGGCGGTCACTTCCGTGATGACTATCCGGACAGAGACGATGCGAACTTCCTCAAGCACACAGAAGTGTATCTTGAAGAAGACCTCAAGACACCTAGGGTAGAGTACAGAAAGGTTCGTCAGCAACCTCTTACTGTTGAATCTTTCCCTCCAAAACCTAGAGTCTATTAA
- a CDS encoding succinate dehydrogenase iron-sulfur subunit, which translates to MKTVTFEIFRYDPDKDKEAYYQTYQVEIRRPGYLMLDALNQIKWEQDPTLTYRRSCREGVCGSDGINVNGVNMLSCMTKVEDLGADHIIIQPLPGMNVMRDLVTDVDDFFNKFITVKPYLIRKSPNPDKEIYQSPEDRKKLDGLYECILCGCCSSSCPSYWADKKYLGPNAFLRAWRYIVDSRDEGAEERLPMLNDKHGVWRCHTIYNCVEACPKELNPTEAIMNIRKLLLDNQV; encoded by the coding sequence ATGAAAACAGTTACTTTTGAAATATTCAGGTATGACCCTGACAAAGATAAAGAAGCATATTATCAGACATATCAGGTCGAAATCAGAAGACCCGGTTACCTGATGCTTGATGCTCTGAACCAGATTAAATGGGAACAGGATCCAACTTTGACATACCGCCGTTCTTGCCGTGAAGGTGTTTGCGGTTCTGACGGTATAAACGTTAACGGTGTTAACATGCTCTCATGTATGACAAAAGTTGAAGATCTCGGTGCAGATCACATTATAATTCAGCCACTGCCTGGTATGAACGTAATGAGAGACCTGGTTACTGACGTTGATGATTTCTTTAACAAATTCATCACTGTTAAGCCTTATCTTATCAGAAAATCTCCTAACCCTGATAAAGAGATCTACCAGTCTCCGGAAGACCGTAAAAAACTTGATGGTCTTTATGAGTGTATCCTTTGCGGATGCTGCTCTTCTTCCTGTCCTTCCTACTGGGCTGACAAGAAGTATCTCGGACCTAATGCATTCCTCAGAGCGTGGAGATACATAGTAGACTCCAGAGATGAGGGAGCAGAAGAGCGCCTGCCGATGCTTAACGACAAGCACGGTGTTTGGAGATGCCATACTATCTACAACTGTGTGGAAGCATGTCCGAAAGAACTCAACCCGACAGAAGCTATTATGAATATCAGAAAGCTTCTCCTCGATAACCAAGTTTAA